The following nucleotide sequence is from Paenibacillus odorifer.
GCTACTGTTTGGACTGGCCAAACCTTTTAAGAAAGGTACAGTAGTTGAGAAGATCGGTATGTTATGGATGATTCTTTGTCCAAGCATGCTATTTATTGCGTTAGTCCCTATTATAGGCGGGGAAAATATATATGAATCTAATTCCGTGCAAGCATTTCTGATTACGGTATATCTGTTTTTCACCATCGCTTTAGGTGGTATTTTTGTATATTATGTTGAGATGGTTAGAAGTAGATTGCAGGATAAAGTACAGATGGAGAATATCAGTGAAAGTTTCCAGTGGGAGTCCGAGAAGCTGCAGCAGATTACCAATGTAGTCCCTCTGAGTATTATGTCTCTGGATGAACACGGAGTTGTAACTGACCTTAACGATTGCATGTTAGGAATGATGCGGGCTCATTATCCCAATTTGCGAAAAGAGGATATTATTGACGAACCGGTAAAAAAGTTTTTTCACAGCTCAGTGGATACACAGGCATATATGCGGGTAAGTGATAATATCCGCTCTAAACGGCGTTCCAGTGAAAAAATGATTCATGAGTCGCGCATCTATCAGATTTATTCAGCGCCGTTAATGCATAAGAGCTCAGGGGTAACAAGTGGTGCTGTAATTATTGTGCAGGATATGACCAATGAGGAAAAACTACGTGTAGAGCTCGATCATGTGGAACGTTTGAGCTTGGTCGGGCAGATGGCTGCTGGAATTACCCATGAGATTCGTAATCCTATGGCGGTAGTTCGGGGTTTTTTGCAGCTGATGAGAGAAAAGAGTGCTCAAGAATTGGATTCTTATTATCAGATTGTGATGGAAGAGCTGGACCGCGCTAATAGTATTATTAATGATTTTTTATCCTTGGCACAGAGCCGGGTTTCTGATAAAGAGAAGGTGCTGCTGCACCATATTATAGAAGAAGTTAGTCCATTGCTGTGGGCTGATGCTAATCTTCGCGGTCAAAGTGTTGAACTGAAGCTGAGCCCATCACTGCATGAATTAGAGCTGAATGTCCGGGAAATCAAGCAGCTCATACTCAATTTAGGACGCAACGGCATGGAGGCTATGGGACCTAAGGGGGTGCTGACGCTGGAAACACGCAGTACTCATGATAAAGTGGAGTTGATTGTCACCGATAGCGGCGTTGGTATGTCAGAAAGTCAACGTGAGAAGCTGTTTCTTCCCTTTTTTACGACGAAAATCCAGGGAACAGGTCTAGGCTTATCCTTGTGCCTAAGTATTGTGGAGCGGCATAACGGTAAAATAAATGTAGAGTCTGTAGAAGGAGAGGGGACGGTATTTACGATCTCCTTCCCATTGGATAAGGAGGAACCCAGCGGGGTTCGCTCTTAGATTGAATCACCCTCTACAGCATCTCTTGCTTTCACAGAGTATGAATGTATAATAAAGTTAGTAAGTACTGCTGTAATATTATCTGACAAACAGTTGAAAAGTGAAGGAGAGTGCAGAGAAATGTCCATGTCTTTTAATCAATATATGAGAGATTCAATTCAGCCTATGCGTGATGACCTGACAAGTATCGGGTTTCAGGAGCTTATGACTCCAGAAGAGGTGGAAGCTACTCTTCCAACCGCAAAAGGAACATCGCTTGTAGTCGTAAATTCGGTCTGTGGTTGTGCTGCTGGACAATGTCGTCCAGGTGTAGCTCAGGCTTTGCAAAATGAAATCACTCCGGATCACTTGTTCACAGTGTTTGCAGGTCAAGAGAAAGAAGCTACTGCTAAAGCACGTGAATATTTTGCTCCTTATCCGCCATCCTCACCTTCCATCGCACTGATGAAGGATGGAGAACTCGTTCACTTTATTGAACGTCATGGCGTAGAAGATCGTTCGGCTGCTGAAATTGCTGCTGAATTGAAAGAGGTCTTCAATCGTTTGTGCCAGTAAAAACAGTTATTCCATATAATCTCGCATCAGCCGGCAAATTGGCTGCATGCGGGATTTTTCAAAATATAAGAGCAATAATGGGATAGAATATGCTTAGAAGCATGAGCTTCGTTTGGGTGGATATTTTGATGGATATGGAACCATTTCTGATGGAACGAGGTGTGTTTGGTGAGTTTACAGAAGGAAATTATTGCGGATCTTGGCGTGAAGCCAACGATTGATGTAGAGGTTGAGGCACGCAAACGGGTTGATTTCTTAAAGTCGTACGTGCTGAACGCAGGGGCTAAAGGATTATTGATCGCCATTAGTGGTGGAGTGGACAGTGCGGTAGCCGCGGGTCTTTGTAAACAGGCTACGGACGAGCTGTCGGCAGAAAAAGGCACAGAGTATATGACGCTTGGAGTATTCCAGCCTTATGGGGTTCAGGAAGATATCGAGCACAGCTATGATGTTGCCAAAGCTTTTAATCTGACTCATACTGTGGAGACCAACATTGAGGAAGCTGTAAATGAAATTGCCCTTGAAGTTGAGCATGGTCTGAAATCAATAGGCCAACACCGCCATATGACGCATCAAGGCAAAGGAAATGTTAAAGCCAGAACACGTATGGTTATGCAATATGCACTCGCTTTTGAGAACAATCTGATTGTAGTAGGAACGGATCATGCTTCTGAAGCAATTACCGGCTTCTACACGAAGTGGGGCGATGGCGCTGTAGATATTACACCACTATCCACACTTAATAAACGTCAGGTACGTCAGCTGGCTGCACATATTGGTGTGCCTGCGGATATTGTCACAAAAGCACCTACGGCGGGCTTATGGCCGGGTCAGACGGATGAAACCGAGCTGGGCATTACTTATGACGATAACAGTGACTATCTGGAAGGTAAACAGGTTAATCCTGAGGTAGCTGAGAAGCTTGAGAATTATTACCGGAGAACGGCACATAAGCGTAATGTTATTCCGGGGATTTAGAATAGGTTGAACTAGAAATCGCCACGGGTCTGCGTAGCAGCAGAGCTCGTGGCGGTTTTTGTGAGTTGGATAGCTGGATAGACTAAGAAGAATAATTATTCGGTAAGCGTAAGTGTCTGATCGATAAAATTAGTTGTCGCAGCAATCGCGAGCTCTAATTGCGGAGTCGTGCCAGCAAAAGGATGCACAGTGTTGAACGTATGATTACCCTCAGGAACCTGCACCCAGCTAATATCTGGCCGAAGTTTGATGAGATGCTCAGACCCTTGGCGGAGATGTACTCCATCTTGACTGCCTTGAATAAGAACAACTGGGAAGGACGCTTTCTGTATGCGTTCAAGGATGTTATAACGTTCTTTGTTGTTCTCCATATCTTCTAAAATTACAGCATCCAGCGGCATTTGTTGGCCAGTACGTCCATTAAGGACATAGGTTCTTCCTGTTTCCTTCATCTGCTGCTTTTGTTCTTCCGTCAGCAAATCGAGTTTCGTAACCCCGTTCCAGGAGATTACTCCGCTGATCTCATTGGGATGATCAAGCGTGTAGACCAAACAAATTCCCCCTCCGAGACTGTGGCCGAGAAGGAATAAGGGCAAGCTGCCGAATTTCGGGTGTTGGCTAAGATAAGACAACAGGATTTCCATGTCCTTTAAGCTACGGCGATAGGTGTTGCGGGCGAACTTCTCAAGCTCAGTGAAATGCAGCAGATCTTCTCCGATGCCAGCATGAGAGAAGTTAAAAGTGATCACTTCATGCTCCTGGCTGAGAGTTGTGGCTATGTAAGGAAACATTCCCCAATCTTTAAAACCTTTGTAGCCATGGGCTATAACTATAACGCTTTTGGCTTTGCCTTGGGCTGGGAAGTGTGAGCAGCGGAGAACAGCTCCGTCTCCGGCAGGTATTTCAAAATTACGATGATTCATAGGGTAATCCCCTCTCCATATATAAAAATGAAGTAAATCAGCAAGTTTATCGTGAAGTCGCTGGATAGACTTAGAGCGCATTTTCTTTTAAGATAGCAGAAAGAATCTTGCAGGACTATTACTTTTAATAATACTTCATATGATTGATCATACCATTATTGAAGCAAAATGGGATACACGTCCATAAGGAGCGTGAAGTGTTGATTTACGGAATTGGACATGATGTGTTAGAAATTGAACGAATCTCAGAGGTAATAAATAGAGGACTGGGCAAGAAATTTAACCAGCGCGTCTTAACAGAGCAGGAATATCAACTTGCTGAAGAGCGAAGCGGGAGGTTGGCTGAGTTCGTAGCCGGGCGTTTTGCTGCCAAGGAAGCAGTTGTGAAGGCTTTAGGCTGTGGCATCGGCAATGTAGTTGGTTTTCAGGATATTGAGATATTGCCTGATGCTAAAGGAAAGCCAGAGGTGACTTTATCGTGCGAAGCCTGGAGCAGACTAAATCTTCCAGATGGACAGAAGTACAACATTCATCTTACGATAACACATGGTCGTGATTTGGCTTCGGCTTTTGCCGTCGTGGAAGGGCTAGGTTCATAAATTGAACCCTGATTATAGAAGGGCAAGGAGCGTTATAATGACACAACAAGATATACAAGTTCAAGAGGAACAGGAGCTGCAGGAGGCTAAGCAATATTTCAGCTATCATTTGCTGGAGTGGTATCAAGGGCAGAAACGGGATTTGCCTTGGCGTCGGCACCGCAATCCTTATTATATTTGGATTTCCGAAATAATGCTGCAGCAGACAAGGGTGGATACGGTAATCCCGTATTTCAATCGGTTTATCGAAAGGTTTCCTACCGTGGAGTCGCTCGCCGATGCACCAGAAGAGGACGTGCTTAAGTGCTGGGAAGGCTTAGGTTATTATTCTCGTGCTCGCAATATACAGCATGCGGCCAAGCAAGTCAAAGAGCTGTATGGCGGGCAGGTGCCGAATGATCGCGAGGCTGTGTTCAGTTTAAAGGGAGTGGGACCTTATACGGCAGGAGCTATCCTTAGCATTGCGTTCAATCGGCCGGAGCCAGCGGTCGACGGCAATGTGATGCGGGTGTTGTCCCGATACTTCCTGATAGAGGATGATATCGCCAAGGGACCCACCCGCGTAAAAATGGAGCACCTGGCAGCTGAACTGATCCCGGAGGGAGAAGCGGCATCCTTTAATCAGGCCCTGATGGAGCTCGGGGCGCTCGTATGCACTCCTAAGTCACCGCGCTGTTTAACCTGCCCGGTGATGGAGCATTGCGCCGCGCGCCTGGCGGGCTGCGAGACCTCGCTGCCCGTCAAGACCAAGGCCAAGCCGCCGCGCCCTGAGGAGCGGCTGGCGGCCTTAATTGAGGGCCGCGGTGCCCACGCGGGCCAAGTGCTCATCCGGCAGCGGCCACAAAGCGGGCTGTTAGCCCGCATGTGGGAGCTGCCGCACTGGCCAGCGCCGCCTGTGGAAGGCGGCGCCAAAGGCGCGCGGCTGCCGGAAGCAGCGGCGCTGGACCGGCTGCGCCGGTCACTGCGGGAGGCCGGGATCTCTGCCCGGCCTGAAAAGCACTGGATGGCTGCTGAGCATATCTTCAGCCATATCGTGTGGACGCTGCAGGTGTACCGCTGCAGCGTAGAGGACGCCCTTCCGCTGCCGATAGCGGCAGAAGGACGGGGGGTGTACAACGCGGAAGCGGACTTGTTCTCAGGGATCGACAGCAGCATGCCTATCGAGAGATTTGAGGACGGGAACGCTAGTCCAGAGGACGGCGGAGCAGTGCGCTGGATCAGCCGCGAAGACATGGCTAACTATGCGTTCCCTAACGTTTTTCTGAAGCTACTGAACCTTTATTTTGATGAGCAGGAAGAGCGGGCGAAGCTAGAGAAGTAGGGGATTCGCCATGTTCTGTTGCTAAACTACTAAATGTACAAAACCTGAGTTTGATGTATGCACC
It contains:
- a CDS encoding BrxA/BrxB family bacilliredoxin; the encoded protein is MSMSFNQYMRDSIQPMRDDLTSIGFQELMTPEEVEATLPTAKGTSLVVVNSVCGCAAGQCRPGVAQALQNEITPDHLFTVFAGQEKEATAKAREYFAPYPPSSPSIALMKDGELVHFIERHGVEDRSAAEIAAELKEVFNRLCQ
- the acpS gene encoding holo-ACP synthase — protein: MIYGIGHDVLEIERISEVINRGLGKKFNQRVLTEQEYQLAEERSGRLAEFVAGRFAAKEAVVKALGCGIGNVVGFQDIEILPDAKGKPEVTLSCEAWSRLNLPDGQKYNIHLTITHGRDLASAFAVVEGLGS
- the nadE gene encoding ammonia-dependent NAD(+) synthetase, with protein sequence MSLQKEIIADLGVKPTIDVEVEARKRVDFLKSYVLNAGAKGLLIAISGGVDSAVAAGLCKQATDELSAEKGTEYMTLGVFQPYGVQEDIEHSYDVAKAFNLTHTVETNIEEAVNEIALEVEHGLKSIGQHRHMTHQGKGNVKARTRMVMQYALAFENNLIVVGTDHASEAITGFYTKWGDGAVDITPLSTLNKRQVRQLAAHIGVPADIVTKAPTAGLWPGQTDETELGITYDDNSDYLEGKQVNPEVAEKLENYYRRTAHKRNVIPGI
- the mutY gene encoding A/G-specific adenine glycosylase, with product MTQQDIQVQEEQELQEAKQYFSYHLLEWYQGQKRDLPWRRHRNPYYIWISEIMLQQTRVDTVIPYFNRFIERFPTVESLADAPEEDVLKCWEGLGYYSRARNIQHAAKQVKELYGGQVPNDREAVFSLKGVGPYTAGAILSIAFNRPEPAVDGNVMRVLSRYFLIEDDIAKGPTRVKMEHLAAELIPEGEAASFNQALMELGALVCTPKSPRCLTCPVMEHCAARLAGCETSLPVKTKAKPPRPEERLAALIEGRGAHAGQVLIRQRPQSGLLARMWELPHWPAPPVEGGAKGARLPEAAALDRLRRSLREAGISARPEKHWMAAEHIFSHIVWTLQVYRCSVEDALPLPIAAEGRGVYNAEADLFSGIDSSMPIERFEDGNASPEDGGAVRWISREDMANYAFPNVFLKLLNLYFDEQEERAKLEK
- a CDS encoding alpha/beta hydrolase, translated to MNHRNFEIPAGDGAVLRCSHFPAQGKAKSVIVIAHGYKGFKDWGMFPYIATTLSQEHEVITFNFSHAGIGEDLLHFTELEKFARNTYRRSLKDMEILLSYLSQHPKFGSLPLFLLGHSLGGGICLVYTLDHPNEISGVISWNGVTKLDLLTEEQKQQMKETGRTYVLNGRTGQQMPLDAVILEDMENNKERYNILERIQKASFPVVLIQGSQDGVHLRQGSEHLIKLRPDISWVQVPEGNHTFNTVHPFAGTTPQLELAIAATTNFIDQTLTLTE
- a CDS encoding ATP-binding protein; its protein translation is MTRKKGKLPNDQTFLIFACTFSLILCSLLSTTLFGVAYLNLGLVPAYIGILYGTTRSGILLSIFLLICNVIIAEPTGISNVILNSGILLYPLLFGLAKPFKKGTVVEKIGMLWMILCPSMLFIALVPIIGGENIYESNSVQAFLITVYLFFTIALGGIFVYYVEMVRSRLQDKVQMENISESFQWESEKLQQITNVVPLSIMSLDEHGVVTDLNDCMLGMMRAHYPNLRKEDIIDEPVKKFFHSSVDTQAYMRVSDNIRSKRRSSEKMIHESRIYQIYSAPLMHKSSGVTSGAVIIVQDMTNEEKLRVELDHVERLSLVGQMAAGITHEIRNPMAVVRGFLQLMREKSAQELDSYYQIVMEELDRANSIINDFLSLAQSRVSDKEKVLLHHIIEEVSPLLWADANLRGQSVELKLSPSLHELELNVREIKQLILNLGRNGMEAMGPKGVLTLETRSTHDKVELIVTDSGVGMSESQREKLFLPFFTTKIQGTGLGLSLCLSIVERHNGKINVESVEGEGTVFTISFPLDKEEPSGVRS